A single Biomphalaria glabrata chromosome 2, xgBioGlab47.1, whole genome shotgun sequence DNA region contains:
- the LOC129924847 gene encoding uncharacterized transmembrane protein DDB_G0289901-like, translating into MDMDDRREGPQEAGTTERWDHRREGPQEAGTTGGSDHMKDGQGRQEGGTTGGRYHRREGPQEEGTTERWDHRREGPQEAGTTGGSDHMKDGHGRQEGGTTGGRYHRRQGPQKGGTTGGRDHRRQGPQEGVTT; encoded by the coding sequence ATGGACATGGACGACAGGAGGGAGGGACCACAGGAGGCAGGGACCACAGAAAGGTGGGACCACAGGAGGGAGGGACCACAGGAGGCAGGGACCACAGGAGGGAGTGACCACATGAAGGATGGACAAGGACGACAGGAGGGAGGTACCACAGGAGGGAGGTACCACAGGAGGGAGGGACCACAGGAGGAAGGTACCACAGAAAGGTGGGACCACAGGAGGGAGGGACCACAGGAGGCAGGGACCACAGGAGGGAGTGACCACATGAAGGATGGACATGGACGACAGGAGGGAGGTACCACAGGAGGGAGGTACCACAGGAGGCAGGGACCACAGAAAGGTGGGACCACAGGAGGGAGGGACCACAGGAGGCAGGGACCACAGGAGGGAGTGACCACATGA